Proteins from one Mobula birostris isolate sMobBir1 chromosome 10, sMobBir1.hap1, whole genome shotgun sequence genomic window:
- the irg1l gene encoding immunoresponsive gene 1, like, giving the protein MLPKLQKMQSSLTVGLRAYHKISRKAFDALDLKETVTSSFGLFVSGVKAEHLSDVVLHRSKRMILDNIGVGLLGSTSHVFDICLNYCRHMFAQDPVSSVYGRSGLKLSPTLAAFTNGVAVHSMDFDDTWHPATHPSGAVLPALLAAAQMLPVNSKPSGLDLLLAFNVGIEIQGRLLRFSQEAHNIPKRFHPPSVVGTMGSAAAIAKFLKLNPKQCVNALAIAASLAGAPMANAATQAKPIHIGNAARLGFEAALLASKGMAGSAAILDDTPGCFGFSAFYGDYHPQEIPSLEQTCFLLEEQDMAFKRFPAHLGMHWVVDAAVSVRQLATVNEGVSPTSMIKKIILRVPASRYINRPFPKTEHEARHSFQFNACSALLDGDVSIDSFSESKLQRADLSELLNKVELQHPEDNLASFEKMYGEVVLVLKNDDILRGRCDTFYGHWRNPLSRESLVRKFKNNASYVLQQDNIEAIIESVENLENMKDCSTLNSYLE; this is encoded by the exons atgCTTCCAAAATTGCAG AAGATGCAGTCTTCCTTAACAGTTGGATTGAGGGCGTACCACAAAATATCACGGAAAG CTTTCGATGCACTGGACTTGAAAGAGACGGTAACAAGCAGCTTCGGCTTGTTTGTTTCGGGGGTTAAAGCCGAACATCTCTCAGACGTGGTTCTACACAGGAGTAAGCGTATGATTCTGGATAACATTGGAGTTGGGCTCCTGGGGAGCACCAGTCATGTTTTTGACATTTGCCTGAATTACTGCCGG CATATGTTTGCCCAAGACCCGGTGAGCTCAGTGTATGGACGTAGTGGTTTAAAACTTTCCCCTACTCTAGCTGCGTTCACCAATGGAGTCGCG GTCCACTCCATGGACTTCGACGACACCTGGCATCCCGCCACTCACCCATCGGGGGCTGTGCTGCCTGCTCTCCTGGCTGCCGCCCAGATGCTGCCTGTTAACTCCAAACCCAGTGGTCTCGACTTGCTACTGGCCTTCAATGTGGGTATTGAAATTCAGGGCCGGTTACTGCGCTTCTCTCAGGAAGCACACAACATTCCCAAGAG GTTCCACCCTCCGAGTGTTGTGGGGACAATGGGTAGTGCTGCAGCTATTGCTAAATTTCTAAAACTTAATCCCAAGCAATGTGTTAATGCCCTGGCTATTGCAGCATCACTTGCAGGGGCACCAATGGCCAATGCAGCTACCCAGGCAAAACCGATTCATATTGGCAATGCTGCACGGCTAGGCTTTGAGGCAGCTCTCCTGGCCTCTAAAGGAATGGCGGGTAGTGCTGCAATTCTAGATGATACCCCTGGCTGTTTTGGGTTTTCTGCTTTCTATGGTGATTATCACCCTCAAGAGATACCATCTCTCGAGCAGACATGCTTCTTGCTAGAAGAGCAAGACATGGCATTTAAGCGCTTCCCAGCTCATCTGGGCATGCACTGGGTGGTCGACGCTGCTGTCTCTGTGAGGCAATTAGCGACTGTCAATGAAGGTGTTTCTCCCACCTCCATGATCAAGAAGATCATTCTGCGTGTCCCTGCTTCCCGGTACATCAACAGACCGTTCCCAAAGACAGAACACGAGGCTCGTCATTCCTTCCAGTTCAATGCCTGCTCTGCATTGTTGGATGGAGATGTGAGCATTGACTCATTCAGTGAAAGCAAACTGCAGCGAGCTGATCTCAGTGAGTTACTGAACAAAGTGGAGCTCCAGCATCCTGAAGATAACTTGGCCAGCTTTGAGAAGATGTATGGAGAAGTAGTTTTGGTCCTGAAGAACGATGACATTCTCCGTGGAAGATGTGACACCTTTTACGGACATTGGAGAAACCCTCTGTCCAGAGAATCCCTGGTCAGGAAATTCAAAAATAATGCATCATATGTGCTGCAGCAGGACAATATAGAAGCTATCATTGAATCAGTTGAAAACCTTGAAAATATGAAAGATTGTTCCACATTAAATTCATATTTGGAGTGA